The proteins below are encoded in one region of Oncorhynchus masou masou isolate Uvic2021 unplaced genomic scaffold, UVic_Omas_1.1 unplaced_scaffold_15019, whole genome shotgun sequence:
- the LOC135531046 gene encoding uncharacterized protein LOC135531046, with product SKQPPANSPDSKQPPANSPDSKQPPANSPDSKQPLANSPDSKRPPADSPDSKQPPANFPDSKQPPANSPDSKQPPANSPDSKRPPADSPDSKQPPANSPDSKQPLANSPDSKQPPANSPDSKRPPADSPDSKQPPANFPDSKQPPANSPDSKQPPANSPDFKQPPANSPDFKQSPANSPDSKQPLANSPDSKQPPANSPDSKRPPADSPDSKQPPANFPDSKQPPANSPDSKQPP from the coding sequence ACTCCAAACAGCCTCCAGCTAACTCTCCAGACTCCAAACAGCCTCCAGCTAACTCTCCAGACTCCAAACAGCCTCCAGCTAACTCTCCAGACTCCAAACAGCCTCTAGCTAACTCTCCAGACTCCAAACGGCCTCCAGCTGACTCTCCAGACTCCAAACAGCCTCCAGCTAACTTTCCAGACTCCAAACAGCCTCCAGCTAACTCTCCAGACTCCAAACAGCCTCCAGCTAACTCTCCAGACTCCAAACGGCCTCCAGCTGACTCTCCAGACTCCAAACAGCCTCCAGCTAACTCTCCAGACTCCAAACAGCCTCTAGCTAACTCTCCAGACTCCAAACAGCCTCCAGCTAACTCTCCAGACTCCAAACGGCCTCCAGCTGACTCTCCAGACTCCAAACAGCCTCCAGCTAACTTTCCAGACTCCAAACAGCCTCCAGCTAACTCTCCAGACTCCAAACAGCCTCCAGCTAACTCTCCAGACTTCAAACAGCCTCCAGCTAACTCTCCAGACTTCAAACAGTCTCCAGCTAACTCTCCAGACTCCAAACAGCCTCTAGCTAACTCTCCAGACTCCAAACAGCCTCCAGCTAACTCTCCAGACTCCAAACGGCCTCCAGCTGACTCTCCAGACTCCAAACAGCCTCCAGCTAACTTTCCAGACTCCAAACAGCCTCCAGCTAACTCTCCAGACTCCAAACAGCCTCCA